The genomic DNA GTAGTCGGATGCCTTGAAGACGTCGTCGGCACGGCCGACATACGTGATGTAGCCGTCCTCGTCGCGGGAGCCGATGTCGCCGGTGCGGTAGTAGCCGCCGGCCATCGCCTCGGCCGTACGGTCCGGGTCGCCGTGGTATCCGGTCATCAGGCCGATCGGACGGTCCGAGAGATCGAGGGAGATCTCGCCCTCCGTCGCGCCGGGCCGGCCGGTGACCGGGTCCAGGAGCTCCACCTTGAAGCCGGGGCTCGGCCGCCCCATGGAACCCGACTTCAGCAGCTGGCCGGGGGTGTTGGCGACCTGGACGGCCGTCTCGGTCTGGCCGAATCCGTCCCGGATGGTGACGCCCCATGCGCGCCGGACGGTCTCGATGACCTCGGGGTTCAGCGGTTCGCCCGCCGCGACGACCTCGCGCGGCGGGGTCCTCAGCTGGGAGAGGTCGGCCTGGATCAGCATCCGCCAGACGGTGGGCGGGGCGCAGAAGCTGGTGACGCCCGAGCGGTCCATCTCGGCCATCAGCCGGCCCGCGTCGAACCGGGTGTAGTTGAAGATGAAGACGGTCGCCTCGGCGCTCCACGGCGCGAAGAGGTTCGACCAGGCGTGCTTGGCCCAGCCCGGCGAGGAAATGTTGAGGTGGACGTCTCCGGGCCTGAGACCGATCCAGTACATCGTCGACAGGTGCCCCACGGGGTACGAGACATGGGTGTGCTCGACCAGCTTGGGGCTGGCGGTCGTGCCGGACGTGAAGTACAGCATCAGCGGTTCGTCGGCGTCGGTCTCCCGGTCCGCCTCGAAACTCTCCGGCTGCTCGTCGGCGCCGGTGTACGAATGCCAGCCCTCGACCTCGCCGCCGACGGCGAGCCGCGTGTAGTCACCGGGCACCTCGTCGAACTTCGCGGCGTCCGCGTCCCGCACGATCACATGGCGGACCCGGCCACGGTCCACCCGGTCACGCAGATCGACGGGGCCGAGGAGCGGGGTGGCGGGGATGACGACCGCGCGCAGCTTCATGGCGGCGAGGGCCGTCTCCCACAGTTCGACCTGGTTGCCCAGCATGACGAGGATCCGGTCACCGGCGCGTACCCCCTGGGCACGCAGCCAGTTCGCCGCCTGATTGGAGCGGGCGGACATCCGGGCGAAGGACGCCTCGGTGCGCCGGCCGTCCTCCTCCACGATGTGCAGAGCGGTGCGGTCGTTGTTCTCGGCGATGACGTCGAACCAGTCGAGCGCCCAGTTGAAATGGTCGGTCCGGGGCCAGCGGAAACCCTCGTAGGCCGCCGCGTAGTCCGCGCGGTGCTGCAGCAGAAAGTCCCGGGCGGCCCGAAACGTTTCCGTCGCGTTCGTTGCCGACATGTGCCCTCCTCATTGCGGACCGGACCGGTCACTTAACATCATGAAAACAGTGACCCAGGTCTCACCACCCCCGAACGGGGGTACAGAGGGCGGGGCAGAGAGGCGACAGCGTGCCGGAACCGGTCGATACGGTCGAGATGCAAGCGGCGCTGCTGCGGCTGCGCCGGACGAGCGGACTGCCCGTCACGTTCGGCGGACTGCTCTCGGACCCGCGCCACGCCAGGATCGTGGAACTCAACGGTGCGCAGACCACCGCGCTGCGCGGGCTCGTCATATCGGCCGGCAGCGGGCTCGGCGGCAAGTCGATCGCCCTGTCGCGGCCGTGCGCGGTGACCGACTACCCGTCGTCGCGGCACATCAGCCACGAGTACGACACCGCGGTCGCCGCGGAGGGCCTGCGCTCGGTGGTCGCGGTGCCCGTCGTCGTACGCCGGAGGGTACGGGGCGTGCTGTACGGGGCGCTGCGTGAGCCGCTCACCCTCGGGGACCGTATGTTCGACGCGGCGGTCGCGGCGGCCCGCGACGTGGAGCAGGCCCTTGTCGTCCGCGACGAGGTGCAGCAGCTGCTGTCCGTCACCCGTGACCAGGTGACGGATCCCCGGGCCGCTCCGGGGGCCTGGGAGGACGTCCGCGAGGCGCATCGTGAACTGCGCGCGCTCGCCCCCAAGGTGACCGACCCGGCGTTGCGCGAGGAGCTGCTCTCGGTGTGCGCGCGGCTGGCCTCGGCGTCCGGGACGCAGGAGCCGCACGCCCGGGAGGTGCTGCTGGCGCCGCGCGAGGTCGATGTCCTCGCCTGTGTGGCATCGGGTGCGACCAACGCCGTGGCAGCCGGCCGGCTGGGCCTTCGACCGGAGACGGTGAAGGGCTATCTGCGCTCGGCGATGCGGAAGCTGGGGGCGCACACCCGGCTGGAAGCGGTGGTCGCCGCGCGCCGGGCGGGGCTGCTGCCGTAGACCGACCGGCGCATGGCGAGGCCCGCCTCTCTGCGCCGGTCGTTCCTGGCCGCGTGTCTGACGGTCGCGTGTCTGACGTCGGCGGGGGCCTCTGCCGTAGCGTCGGGGCCGAGGGGGTGACGGACATGGTGTCCACGCATCAATATCTCGCCTTCGCGGCGATGTCCCTGCTGGTGATCGTGATTCCGGGGCCGAGCGTGCTCTTCGTGATCGGCCGGGCACTGGCCCACGGCCGCCGCACCGCGCTGGCCACGGTGCTGGGCAATGTCGTCGGCTCGTACGGCCTGGTGGTGGCGGTCGCGCTGGGGATCGGTTCGCTGGTGGAGCGCTCGGCGGCGGTCTTCGTGGCCGTGAAGCTGGCAGGTGCGGCGTATCTGGTCCTCCTGGGGGTGCAGGCGTTCCGGCACCGCAAGGAGATGAAGCTGGGGGCCGTCCATGCGTCGTCGGAAAGGCCGGCGCGTGGTGATCTGCGGACGGCGGCGGACGGTGTGGTCGTCGGTGTCACCAACCCCAAGGGAATCGTCTTCTTCGCCGCCGTGCTCCCCCAGTTCGTGGATCCGTCGGCGGGTCATCTCCCGGCCCAGATGTTGCTGTTGGGCCTGGTTCCGATCGCCATCGGTCTCGTGACGGACACGCTCTGGGGGCTCGGCGCCTCGGCCGCCCGGAGTTGGTTCGCCCGGTCGGACCGACGGCTGTCGCTGATCGGCGGGGCGGGTGGCTTCGCCATGATCGGCCTGGGCGTGACGGTGGCGGCGACGGGCCGCGCCGACTGAACCCGGTTCACCGCCCGAAGTCGATGAACGGCCCGAACCGGACGTCGTGCACGGGTGCCCGCGTGGTCGCCATCGTGGCGAGCATCCGCAGCCCTTCCTCCGTAACGGCGTCGCGCTCGGCCCGGCTGAGCTTCCCCAGCGCCTGCACGGTGACGATCTCCTCGCCGCCGGGCTTCCCGCCGGACTTCGTGCCGGGCGCGCCGAATCGCCAGATCGCGGCGAGGGACCCGTCGACCAGCACGGTTCCGTACGCCTGGTTGCCGTTCCCGTTGCGTCCCCGGTACTGCGGTGGGATGACGCGCGTACGGTCGGCGTGGCCGAGCAGCACGTTGTCGAACTCGGGCAGGAAGCGCGGCGGGGCAGGGGTGTCCGCGTCGGGGCGCGGGGCGTCCGGCAGGTCGAAGAGCTCGACGCCGTTCTCGTCGCGGAAGGTGATCAGCTGCGGCCGCAGCCGTTCGAAGGCTTCCCGCAGCCGGGTCAGCCCCGCCCACATCTGCATGTCCTTCACGGAGGCGGGGCCGAACGCCCCGAGGTAGCGCAGCACGGTCGCGTCGGGTGTGGGCGTCGGCTCCGCCGGCCGGCCGAGCCAGTGCTCCACGGTGGTCAGCGCGACCTGGCCGCTGCGGCCCCACAGCCCGCGCGGGGTGACCTGGACCAGGGGCAGGACGCAGCGGGCTGCCACGGTCAGGGCCTGCGGGTCGGCGTCCGGCCACTCGGCGAGCAGCACCTCGCGCATCTCCTTCGGGGTACGGGGCCGTTCCTCGACAAGCTCCCGGCCGAGCGCCGCGAGCCGGCCCGGATCCACACCGACGAGCCCGTCGCGGAACATCTTCAGCTCCCGGTCGCGGGCCGGCTGGACCAGCGGGCGCAGGGTGAGCGCGTCGTCGGCGGTGTGGGTGTGGATGGTGGACCGCAGGGTGACGATACGGACCACCTCGCGGGACTCCATCAGCCCGGAGAGCTCGGCGGGGTCGAAGCCTTCGAGCCGGGCGAAGAGCTGGTGGTAGGGCGGCTTGGTGTTCTGTGCCTGGAGCCCGACGAGATGCCCGACGGCGTCCCTCGCGGACATCGGGCTCCGGCGCAGGAGCAGTTGGCGCGCCAGGGTGGCGCGGCCCAGTGCGCGGGGCGACAGCACGGGGGACGAGGCGGGTGCGGCGGTGTGCGTCTTCGCGGCCATGAACGGCACGCTACGCGGACTTGCGGACAGCTTCGGTCCGCGACTGCGTATCCCATCTCTCCTTGGGCCGCCGCACCGACGACGGCAGGACCCGGGATTGTGGGCGGACCGCCCGCATCATGGTCCGGTGATCAGTGTCCTGTTCGCCATCCTGACCGCACTCAGCAACGGCGCCGCCTCTGTGCTGCAACGCCGCGCCGCCCGCTCGGTACCCGACACCGAGGCGATGCGTCTGTCGCTGATCGGCCATCTGCTGCGCCAGAAGGTGTGGCTGGCCGGGATCGGCCTGGTGATCGTCGCCGCCGTCTGCCAGGCCACTGCGCTGGCCACCGGCCCGATCTCGGTGGTCCAGCCGATCTTCGTGATCGAGCTGCCGGCGACGCTGCTGCTGGCCGGGTTCGTGATGCGGGTCCGGGTGCCCCGTGCGGTCTGGTACGGGGTGGCTGCCGTGACGTTCGGACTGGCCCTCGGCATGGCCTCCGCCGCGCCGGGCGGCGGAAGTTCCTCGGTGCGGGGCGCGGCATGGATCCCGGCACTGGTCCTGACGGGGATCTTCGAGGCGGCGCTGATCGCCGGAGCACGGTCCGCCCGCGGCAACGCCCGTGGGGCGCTGCTCGGTCTGGCCGCCGCATGCGGGTACGCGCTCACCGCCGCCCTGATGAAGGACGCCATGGGGCAGCTCGGCGACGGTGGCGGGGCAGCCGCGCTCATGACGTCCTGGCAGCTGTACGCCACCGCCGCCGCCGGGGTGGGATCGTTGTTCCTCCTTCAGAACGCCCTGCAGGCGGGCACCCTGGTCGCCGTACAGCCGATGCTGACGCTGGGCGACGCGGTGATCAGCATCCTGTACGGCGTGACCCTGTTCGGCGAGCATCTGCGTACCGACTGGTGGCTGCTGCCCGAACTGGCTGCGCTCACCCTGATCGCCCTGGGTTGCGTCGAACTGGCCCGCTCGCCGCTGGCAATCGGTAACGCGGTACCGCCGTCGCGCGGCACCCGCGTGAAGTGATGGCCCGCCCGCCGGGAGGTGAGGCTCCTCAGGCGGTCTGTCCGGATCCCGACCCTGTACCGGAAGCGGCCTTGATGCCCTTCGTGATCTCGTCCATCACCGAGAGCGAGGGCGCCTTGGAGCTGATGTCGAAGCCGGAGCGCACGACCACCAGCATGTCCGCGGCGTGTGGGGACGGGAGGACCAGCGACTGCACGTACCCGTCGTCGCCCTTCTTCGTGACCACCTTCCAGCGCACCAGATAGCCCTTCTGGCCGGCGACGGTGACCGGCTCGGACTTGAGCTGCTGGTGCGAGCTGATGGCGCCGTAGGCCTTGCCGCCGTACGACTCCTTGGCGTTGACGGAGATGTCCGCCTTGGCCGCCGCCTCCGCCGTGCTCGCCGTGATCTTGAGCGCCTGGGCCGGGGCGGCGAACACTCCGCCTCGCTCGCACTTCTGCGAGGTGTCGGCCGGGCAGGTGTACGTGCCGGTGCTCACCGACGCACCGATCGTGGCCGACTGCCCCTTCCAGCCGTCCGGCACCGGAAGGCTTACGCCGCTCATCACGTCCGTCACATAGCCGTCCTCGGACGGCGGCTGCTGCGGTTGCTGCTGGTCGGGCGCCGGGCTCCGGCCACCGTCGCCGGGACCACCCCGGCCGCCCCGGCCGTCCTGCCCGCCGGAAGGACTGGGCGCGGGCGACGCGGCGTCGGAGGAGGTGTTCTTCGTACGGCCGGAGTCGTCGGTCAGCATCAGGACACCGCCCGCAATGGCGGCGAGGACCACCACACCCGCGGTGACGCCGACCCCGATCCGGATCCGGCGGCGCCGGACGGCCGCAGGCGGCATGCGGAGCTGGTCGGTCCAGCGGCTCCCGTCCCACCAGCGTTCCTGAACGGGGCCTGTTCCTGTGTACCCGGGGTCCGTATGCCAGCCGGGAGGGCTCATCTCGGTCACGACGTCCACCGTAGAGGCCCTCCGTGAAAATCAGATGAAACCGGTCCGCCGAATCCGGCCGTGCCCCTCCCTCGTGGGGCTCCCTCCGACGACCGTCCGACCGTGACCGGGGAAATGTCGACCATGACCTGGGAGGTAATCGACGCCTTCTCCCCCGTCGGACATCGTGTTCCTCACGAGCGGCACAGGAGCTCGGTCGCAGGGCCGGGACATGACGGAAGGACAGCACGATGACCGCATACGAGGACGCCGTCCGGCGCTACTTCGTCGCCTGGAACGCAGCGACGCCCGAGGACCTCGCCAAGGCCGTCGCAGCCGCGTTCACCGAGGACGCCACCTACACCGACCCGCTGGCCGACGTACGCGGCCACGACGGGCTCGCCGCCGCGATCAGTGGTGCCCGTCAGCAGTTCCCGGGCTTCGAGTTCAAGCTGACCGGCACCCCCGACGGGCACCACGACATCGTCCGTTTCAGCTGGGACCTGGTCTCCACCGCCGACGGTACGGCGCCCGCCGCCGGGTCCGACGTCATCACCCTCGACGACGACGGGCGCATCAGCTCCGTCAGCGGCTTCCTGGACCGGGTACCCGGCGCCTGAGCGGGCGCTACGCGGTCCTGGCCGTCCGGCGGCGCAGCGCGGGGTCGGTCAGCGCGGCCGGTTGGTAACCGGCGTCGCGGGCCGACAGGTTGGTGCCGGGCGGCACGATCTTGTCGATCTGGTCGAGAACGTCCCCGCCCAGCCGCACCCGGTCCGCGCCGAGCTGGCCCGCCAGCTGTTCGAAGGTCCGCGGGCCGATGATGGCGGAGGTGACCGCCGGGTGCTCCAGGACGAACGCCAGGGCCAGCTGTACGAGGGTCAGCCCGGCGTCCTCGGCCAGCCGGGCGAAGGCCTCGGCGGCGTCGAGCTTGGCGCTGTTCTCCGGGGACGTGATGTCGAAGCGCTCAGCCTGCCGTTCGGCACGGCTGGAGACGGGCTGGCCCGCCCCCTTGCGGTAGCGACCGGTCAGCCAGCCGCCGGCGAGCGGGCTCCAGGAGAGCACCGCGAGTCCGTGCCGCTGGGCGACGGGCAGCACCTCGCGTTCGATGCCGCGGGCGAGCAGGGAGTACGGGGGCTGCTCGGCCACGACGCGTTCGCGGCCGCGGCGCTCCGCGATCCACTGGCCCTCGACGATCGCGGACGGCTCGAAGGTGGACGTACCGATGTAGCGGATCTTGCCCTGGCGCACCAGGTCGGACAGGGCTCCGAGCGTCTCGTCGAAGTCGGTGTCCGGTTCGGGGCGGTGCACCTGGTAGAGATCGATCCAGTCGGTGCCCAGCCGGCGCAGGCTGTTCTCGACCTCGCGGATGATCCAACGACGTGAGTTGCCCTGCTCGTTGGGGTCGCTGCCGAGGCTGCCGTGGAATTTGGTGGCGAGCACGACGTTCTCGCGGCGGCCACCGGCGAGCGCCTTGCCGACGATGGTCTCCGACTCACCGGCGGAGTACACGTCTGCGGTGTCGACGAAATTGATGCCGGAGTCCAGGGCGTGGTGGATGATCCGGATGCTGTCGTCGTGGTCCGTGTTGCCGCGGGCGCCGAACATCATGGTGCCCAGACAGAGCGGGCTGACCTTCACTCCCGTGCGTCCGAAGTTGCGGTACTCGGTCATCGTGCACTCTCCTTGACGAGTTCGTCGATCTGAGGATGGCCGTCGGCCGGCGCCGGGTCGCCGCTCTGACGGAAGGCGTCCCAGAGGCGGCGGTACGGACCGTCGGCGGCCAGCAGTTCGGCGTGGGTGCCGGTCTCGACGACGGTTCCCGCGTCGAGGACCACCACCCGGTCCGCGCGGGCCGCCGTCGTCAGCCGGTGGGCGACGACGACGGTGGTACGCCGGCGGGCCAGGACGTGGGTCGCGGCGGCGACCCGGCGCTCGGTGGCCAGGTCCAGCGAGGCGGTCGCCTCGTCGAGCAACAGGACGTCCGGGTCGACGAGTTCGGCCCGGGCCAGGGCCAGCAGCTGGCGTTGTCCGGCGGAGAGGTTGCGACCGCGCTCCCCCACCGGCTGGAGGTAGCCCAGCCGCAGCCCGGCCACCATGTCGTGGGCGCCGACCGCGCGCGCCGCCGCCTCCACCTCGGTGTCGGTGGCGTCCGGGCGCCCGTACGCGATCGCGTCCCGGACCGTACCGCTGAACAGATGCGCCTCCTGCGGCACCACGCCCAGTCTGCGGCGGAAGCCGGGTAGGTCGAGCTCGCGCAGATCGTGCCCGTCGACGCGGACCGTGCCCGCCGACGGGTCGTAGAACCGGGCGAGGAGTTTGACGACGGTCGACTTGCCCGCGCCCGTCGCCCCGACCAGGGCGACGGTCTCGCCCGGTGCGATGCGCAGACAGACACCGTGCAGGACCTGCCGGCCGCCGCCGCCCGCGTATCCGAAGGAGACCGAGTCGAGTTCGATCTCCCCACGCAACTTGCCGAC from Streptomyces sp. NBC_01707 includes the following:
- a CDS encoding AMP-binding protein — translated: MSATNATETFRAARDFLLQHRADYAAAYEGFRWPRTDHFNWALDWFDVIAENNDRTALHIVEEDGRRTEASFARMSARSNQAANWLRAQGVRAGDRILVMLGNQVELWETALAAMKLRAVVIPATPLLGPVDLRDRVDRGRVRHVIVRDADAAKFDEVPGDYTRLAVGGEVEGWHSYTGADEQPESFEADRETDADEPLMLYFTSGTTASPKLVEHTHVSYPVGHLSTMYWIGLRPGDVHLNISSPGWAKHAWSNLFAPWSAEATVFIFNYTRFDAGRLMAEMDRSGVTSFCAPPTVWRMLIQADLSQLRTPPREVVAAGEPLNPEVIETVRRAWGVTIRDGFGQTETAVQVANTPGQLLKSGSMGRPSPGFKVELLDPVTGRPGATEGEISLDLSDRPIGLMTGYHGDPDRTAEAMAGGYYRTGDIGSRDEDGYITYVGRADDVFKASDYKISPFELESALLEHEAVAEAAVVPAPDPVRLAVPKAYVVLAEGWEPGPDTAKVLFAHSRAVLAPYKRIRRLEFAELPKTVSGKIRRIELRERTAEGVGTEFDEGDLR
- a CDS encoding response regulator transcription factor, which produces MPEPVDTVEMQAALLRLRRTSGLPVTFGGLLSDPRHARIVELNGAQTTALRGLVISAGSGLGGKSIALSRPCAVTDYPSSRHISHEYDTAVAAEGLRSVVAVPVVVRRRVRGVLYGALREPLTLGDRMFDAAVAAARDVEQALVVRDEVQQLLSVTRDQVTDPRAAPGAWEDVREAHRELRALAPKVTDPALREELLSVCARLASASGTQEPHAREVLLAPREVDVLACVASGATNAVAAGRLGLRPETVKGYLRSAMRKLGAHTRLEAVVAARRAGLLP
- a CDS encoding LysE family translocator — its product is MVSTHQYLAFAAMSLLVIVIPGPSVLFVIGRALAHGRRTALATVLGNVVGSYGLVVAVALGIGSLVERSAAVFVAVKLAGAAYLVLLGVQAFRHRKEMKLGAVHASSERPARGDLRTAADGVVVGVTNPKGIVFFAAVLPQFVDPSAGHLPAQMLLLGLVPIAIGLVTDTLWGLGASAARSWFARSDRRLSLIGGAGGFAMIGLGVTVAATGRAD
- a CDS encoding winged helix DNA-binding domain-containing protein, whose product is MAAKTHTAAPASSPVLSPRALGRATLARQLLLRRSPMSARDAVGHLVGLQAQNTKPPYHQLFARLEGFDPAELSGLMESREVVRIVTLRSTIHTHTADDALTLRPLVQPARDRELKMFRDGLVGVDPGRLAALGRELVEERPRTPKEMREVLLAEWPDADPQALTVAARCVLPLVQVTPRGLWGRSGQVALTTVEHWLGRPAEPTPTPDATVLRYLGAFGPASVKDMQMWAGLTRLREAFERLRPQLITFRDENGVELFDLPDAPRPDADTPAPPRFLPEFDNVLLGHADRTRVIPPQYRGRNGNGNQAYGTVLVDGSLAAIWRFGAPGTKSGGKPGGEEIVTVQALGKLSRAERDAVTEEGLRMLATMATTRAPVHDVRFGPFIDFGR
- a CDS encoding DMT family transporter; protein product: MISVLFAILTALSNGAASVLQRRAARSVPDTEAMRLSLIGHLLRQKVWLAGIGLVIVAAVCQATALATGPISVVQPIFVIELPATLLLAGFVMRVRVPRAVWYGVAAVTFGLALGMASAAPGGGSSSVRGAAWIPALVLTGIFEAALIAGARSARGNARGALLGLAAACGYALTAALMKDAMGQLGDGGGAAALMTSWQLYATAAAGVGSLFLLQNALQAGTLVAVQPMLTLGDAVISILYGVTLFGEHLRTDWWLLPELAALTLIALGCVELARSPLAIGNAVPPSRGTRVK
- a CDS encoding DUF2510 domain-containing protein; this translates as MTEMSPPGWHTDPGYTGTGPVQERWWDGSRWTDQLRMPPAAVRRRRIRIGVGVTAGVVVLAAIAGGVLMLTDDSGRTKNTSSDAASPAPSPSGGQDGRGGRGGPGDGGRSPAPDQQQPQQPPSEDGYVTDVMSGVSLPVPDGWKGQSATIGASVSTGTYTCPADTSQKCERGGVFAAPAQALKITASTAEAAAKADISVNAKESYGGKAYGAISSHQQLKSEPVTVAGQKGYLVRWKVVTKKGDDGYVQSLVLPSPHAADMLVVVRSGFDISSKAPSLSVMDEITKGIKAASGTGSGSGQTA
- a CDS encoding nuclear transport factor 2 family protein, with translation MTAYEDAVRRYFVAWNAATPEDLAKAVAAAFTEDATYTDPLADVRGHDGLAAAISGARQQFPGFEFKLTGTPDGHHDIVRFSWDLVSTADGTAPAAGSDVITLDDDGRISSVSGFLDRVPGA
- a CDS encoding aldo/keto reductase; amino-acid sequence: MTEYRNFGRTGVKVSPLCLGTMMFGARGNTDHDDSIRIIHHALDSGINFVDTADVYSAGESETIVGKALAGGRRENVVLATKFHGSLGSDPNEQGNSRRWIIREVENSLRRLGTDWIDLYQVHRPEPDTDFDETLGALSDLVRQGKIRYIGTSTFEPSAIVEGQWIAERRGRERVVAEQPPYSLLARGIEREVLPVAQRHGLAVLSWSPLAGGWLTGRYRKGAGQPVSSRAERQAERFDITSPENSAKLDAAEAFARLAEDAGLTLVQLALAFVLEHPAVTSAIIGPRTFEQLAGQLGADRVRLGGDVLDQIDKIVPPGTNLSARDAGYQPAALTDPALRRRTARTA